A stretch of Lysinibacillus agricola DNA encodes these proteins:
- the csaB gene encoding polysaccharide pyruvyl transferase CsaB has translation MHVVLSGYYGFDNVGDDAILLSIIQALRKCQSDIDITVLSNNPAATEKTYGVKAVNRWKMNEIRQVLKTADGLISGGGSLMQDQTGMKTIPYYAGVIQIAKWLKKPVFVYAQGMGPINHPLSKFIVRKTFNKVEKITVRDKASQSLLTEIGVKNEALVVPDPVIGLNGSVFHSKWLADESLSTNTYIAISVRDWPSTVDYKQKIASSLDQLVRHGEQIVFLPMHGEHDAKSSQDVTALMQEKSIIAPADLSIEEKIAVIGHSKLLIGMRLHSLIFSAIYSTPFIAISYDPKIDAFADIVDQPIIGHVEMDNWNGTLLFEQSVKVLEQLTTVQENMRHKVQALQDAATTTAKLALEVFTKA, from the coding sequence ATGCATGTTGTATTATCTGGCTACTACGGATTCGATAATGTTGGCGATGATGCGATACTTCTTTCCATTATCCAGGCTCTACGAAAATGTCAGAGTGATATAGACATTACCGTATTATCGAATAATCCAGCGGCCACTGAAAAAACATATGGTGTTAAGGCCGTGAATCGTTGGAAAATGAACGAAATCAGACAAGTACTGAAAACAGCAGACGGACTCATTAGTGGTGGCGGTAGCCTCATGCAAGACCAAACAGGAATGAAGACGATTCCTTACTATGCGGGCGTTATTCAAATAGCAAAATGGTTGAAAAAACCTGTATTTGTTTACGCTCAAGGCATGGGCCCAATCAATCATCCTTTAAGTAAATTTATTGTCCGCAAAACCTTTAATAAGGTAGAAAAAATAACGGTAAGAGATAAAGCCTCACAATCTCTTTTAACAGAGATTGGCGTCAAAAACGAGGCTTTAGTGGTGCCAGATCCAGTTATTGGACTTAATGGTAGCGTCTTTCATAGTAAATGGTTAGCAGATGAGTCCTTATCAACAAACACTTATATTGCTATAAGTGTTCGTGATTGGCCTTCAACGGTAGATTACAAGCAAAAAATAGCGAGTAGCCTCGATCAATTAGTACGTCATGGTGAGCAGATTGTCTTCTTGCCTATGCATGGTGAGCATGATGCAAAGTCTTCACAAGATGTAACAGCACTTATGCAGGAAAAGAGTATCATAGCCCCCGCTGATTTATCGATCGAAGAAAAAATTGCAGTAATCGGTCACTCTAAATTGTTAATTGGTATGAGATTGCATTCATTAATTTTTTCAGCCATCTACTCTACCCCATTTATTGCGATTTCTTATGACCCGAAAATCGATGCATTTGCTGACATCGTAGACCAACCAATTATCGGACATGTTGAAATGGATAATTGGAACGGAACTTTATTGTTTGAACAATCTGTAAAAGTGCTTGAACAATTAACGACCGTTCAAGAAAATATGCGTCACAAAGTTCAAGCGCTCCAAGATGCAGCAACGACGACAGCAAAATTAGCATTAGAGGTTTTCACAAAGGCATAG
- a CDS encoding WecB/TagA/CpsF family glycosyltransferase, whose protein sequence is MGVPFLHINQQGFVDLLVNRIEHEEKTFVITANPEVVMQANENPTVMNYLKKATYVCADGIGVVKAAQILGDSLPERVTGYDTMVRLLEVGNTKRFKIYLLGAQNETLEKTVKNINQTYPNVDVVGYHDGFFDWNKNDIASEIAALKPDLVFVALGVPRQEKWITENLDQFSKGVFIGVGGSFDVIAGTVKRAPMIWQKLNLEWLYRLLRQPSRFGRMLVLPRFALKVFALKFKGQGAPK, encoded by the coding sequence ATGGGCGTACCCTTTTTACATATTAATCAGCAAGGGTTTGTTGATTTACTCGTCAATCGTATTGAACATGAAGAAAAGACATTCGTTATTACAGCAAATCCAGAAGTCGTGATGCAGGCAAATGAAAATCCTACTGTCATGAATTATCTGAAGAAAGCTACTTACGTCTGTGCAGATGGTATTGGCGTTGTGAAGGCTGCACAAATACTTGGTGATTCGCTTCCTGAGCGTGTCACTGGTTACGACACGATGGTACGACTTTTAGAAGTCGGCAATACAAAGCGCTTTAAGATCTATCTATTAGGCGCGCAAAATGAAACGCTTGAAAAGACTGTGAAAAATATCAATCAAACGTATCCAAATGTTGACGTAGTAGGCTATCATGATGGGTTTTTTGATTGGAACAAGAATGATATTGCGAGTGAAATTGCTGCATTAAAGCCTGACCTTGTATTTGTTGCATTAGGTGTGCCAAGACAAGAGAAATGGATTACCGAAAATCTGGATCAATTTAGCAAAGGTGTATTTATTGGCGTTGGTGGTTCCTTTGATGTCATTGCAGGAACAGTCAAACGTGCTCCTATGATCTGGCAAAAATTAAATCTCGAATGGCTCTACCGACTGCTTCGTCAGCCAAGTCGTTTTGGAAGAATGCTTGTCCTTCCTCGATTTGCTTTAAAGGTTTTCGCATTAAAATTTAAAGGTCAGGGAGCACCAAAATGA
- a CDS encoding flagellin, giving the protein MLGKWSATGMSILNNMNSHYGAMSKAMLRISSGYRINSAADDPAGLAISEKMRAQIRGLNMAAKNIQDGISLVQTAEGALNETHAMIQRMRELAIEAANDTLTDSDREKLDLEFQELKKEIQRTSKDTEFNTKTLLDGDYATNGIKIQVGANSGQSIELFINDMGAGALGLDDTTSIATREDADKAISTMDEALKRVSNERSRLGAYQNRLEHAYNANVNTAENLQDAESRIRDADIAKEMMNMVKAQILMQASQYILAMHMQQAQSILKLLEFGKK; this is encoded by the coding sequence ATGCTTGGGAAATGGTCAGCGACAGGGATGTCGATCTTAAACAATATGAATAGCCATTACGGTGCAATGAGCAAGGCAATGCTTCGAATTTCTTCAGGTTACCGCATCAATAGTGCAGCAGATGATCCAGCGGGACTCGCAATTTCCGAAAAAATGCGTGCGCAAATTCGAGGGCTGAATATGGCAGCGAAAAATATTCAGGATGGTATTTCCCTTGTTCAAACAGCTGAGGGTGCTTTAAATGAAACGCATGCAATGATTCAGCGCATGCGCGAGCTTGCAATTGAGGCGGCTAACGATACATTAACAGATAGTGATCGGGAGAAGCTCGATTTGGAATTTCAGGAGTTGAAAAAGGAAATTCAGCGCACCTCAAAGGACACTGAATTTAATACAAAGACATTACTGGATGGGGATTATGCTACAAACGGTATTAAAATTCAGGTGGGTGCCAACTCAGGTCAAAGCATCGAGCTGTTCATTAACGATATGGGAGCTGGAGCACTTGGCTTGGATGATACGACTTCCATTGCAACTCGTGAGGATGCCGATAAAGCCATTTCTACAATGGACGAGGCTTTAAAGCGTGTGTCAAACGAGCGCTCAAGATTAGGTGCCTATCAAAATCGTCTAGAGCATGCGTATAATGCGAACGTAAACACGGCGGAAAACTTACAAGATGCGGAGTCTCGCATTCGTGATGCAGATATCGCCAAAGAAATGATGAATATGGTGAAGGCACAAATTTTGATGCAGGCAAGTCAATATATACTGGCAATGCATATGCAGCAGGCACAATCGATTTTAAAATTATTAGAGTTTGGAAAAAAATGA
- a CDS encoding S-layer homology domain-containing protein: MKGKFSIFGAMLIAMLYLAPTNVAAEDISKHWAYYEMNYLITHDLMKGDDSGNYRPNDSVTRAEFTAFLVRALDLPEVSTKPKFSDVREGDWYYDVIQQASYYQLVKGDDKGKFNPKDNIDRQQMASMLKGALDYLNIKTNTSPLKFNDNASIAKWAYNDVQAVVSLGLIVGKPNNTFAPLAQATRAESATVLYRLIHLDEPNEPEAPEVGGKQYTTTNYSQNYTAVVDKQAKNNPKVDGAGVFTASDALVSYYVHPKSFMQDSPSYYQFLKLSTAVNNLNAKVINEKVLSNKGSLVGTADAFIQAGVTHDVNAIYLVSHALHETGNGASTLAKGIEVGLDKDGKPVMVTAENRGSLTAIKKTYNVYGIGASDGNANKYGAERAYTNGWFTINDAIIGGAQFVTDKYISKGQDTLYKIRWNPENPTVHQYATHVMWAVLQAQKIYDIYELTGANTTTNLVFDVPVYQNQSSPASLPTPAKQYAVDTALAGATGQATVDDLNMRTYPNTADPSSIITKLPKDTSFTVLGENGGWYKVKVNGQEGWLFKDYVNLKNGLQIVDMNITLNVRSEPSTTSSILGTVKPKSFIIGVVDDNGDFVKNGNWYQVIFNGKTGWVFGDYIVNNKSLDSK; this comes from the coding sequence ATGAAAGGTAAATTCTCTATTTTCGGGGCCATGCTTATTGCAATGTTATATTTAGCACCTACAAATGTAGCAGCAGAAGATATTTCTAAGCACTGGGCCTACTATGAAATGAACTATCTTATTACACACGATTTAATGAAAGGTGATGATTCAGGCAATTATCGCCCGAATGATTCCGTCACTCGTGCTGAATTCACTGCATTTCTCGTAAGAGCACTTGACTTACCAGAAGTATCTACTAAGCCTAAATTCTCGGATGTACGTGAAGGTGATTGGTATTACGATGTCATACAGCAAGCCAGTTACTATCAATTAGTTAAAGGCGATGACAAAGGAAAGTTTAATCCAAAGGATAACATTGATCGTCAGCAAATGGCTTCCATGCTAAAAGGGGCTCTCGATTACCTAAACATTAAGACGAATACCTCCCCTCTTAAGTTTAATGACAATGCTAGTATTGCTAAATGGGCCTATAACGATGTACAAGCCGTGGTGTCATTAGGGCTGATAGTTGGTAAGCCGAATAATACATTTGCGCCACTTGCCCAAGCAACACGTGCTGAGTCAGCTACTGTACTCTATCGATTAATACATTTAGATGAGCCTAATGAACCTGAAGCGCCTGAAGTTGGTGGCAAGCAATATACCACTACCAACTACTCACAGAACTACACGGCAGTGGTGGATAAACAGGCAAAGAATAACCCAAAAGTAGATGGTGCTGGTGTTTTCACAGCTAGCGACGCACTAGTGTCATACTATGTACACCCTAAAAGTTTTATGCAGGATAGTCCTTCCTATTATCAATTTTTAAAATTATCGACGGCTGTTAATAATTTAAATGCAAAAGTGATTAACGAAAAAGTTCTCTCTAATAAAGGAAGCTTAGTCGGTACAGCTGATGCCTTTATACAGGCAGGTGTTACTCATGATGTGAATGCCATCTATTTGGTATCACATGCATTACATGAAACAGGCAATGGAGCTTCTACACTGGCAAAGGGTATTGAAGTTGGATTGGATAAGGATGGCAAACCAGTAATGGTAACGGCTGAAAATCGAGGTAGCCTGACTGCTATTAAGAAAACCTACAATGTATATGGCATTGGTGCCAGTGATGGAAACGCCAATAAATATGGTGCTGAACGTGCTTATACGAACGGATGGTTTACGATCAATGATGCTATTATTGGTGGGGCACAATTCGTGACAGATAAATATATTAGTAAAGGGCAGGACACATTGTATAAAATACGTTGGAATCCTGAAAACCCAACGGTCCATCAGTATGCAACTCATGTTATGTGGGCAGTGCTCCAAGCGCAAAAGATTTATGACATTTATGAATTAACTGGTGCCAATACTACGACTAACTTAGTATTTGACGTTCCTGTCTATCAAAACCAGTCTTCCCCTGCTTCGTTACCTACTCCTGCAAAGCAATATGCGGTAGATACAGCTTTAGCTGGGGCCACTGGACAGGCTACGGTTGACGACCTAAATATGAGAACTTATCCGAATACAGCGGATCCTTCTTCCATCATCACGAAATTACCAAAGGATACATCGTTCACTGTACTCGGTGAAAATGGTGGTTGGTACAAAGTCAAAGTGAATGGACAAGAAGGTTGGCTATTTAAAGATTATGTAAATCTGAAAAATGGATTGCAGATTGTCGATATGAACATTACGCTGAATGTAAGAAGCGAGCCATCTACTACGTCTTCCATTTTAGGTACAGTAAAACCAAAGAGCTTTATCATTGGTGTTGTAGATGACAATGGTGATTTTGTGAAAAACGGTAACTGGTATCAGGTTATCTTTAATGGCAAAACAGGATGGGTTTTTGGTGATTATATTGTAAATAACAAATCACTTGATTCAAAATAG
- a CDS encoding DUF5693 family protein, with product MSKQKWLWGIVILLLVVSSPGIMMRWNAEQSNDAYEIVIPYDEIQVVNKESDLTMDKILSSLKNAGLTTVSLEPLTLKEMEHQSLISIYDENELAAQLRFTPYKGAIDVNNSGYYISVPENTSYQQLIKDSIQPEEVQIGDESFYFLPSSNHRYGLKTPIGYDKLAVEMINKHDLSLIFKVENAENKVANEKTVKQLLELKDSSAGRLLGSGDEAIGFGQKSGDAFIEQLSNAGYYFYTIESNPLKGEDKIAKNTDYNMIRLHSINVNRETKLKLNASIDRTTRAVKERNIRSIFYHIKTKGNAEKNLAETIDYLTGVHKNMPDHFKPGAPKLFDVVTVPTWVTALVLLAGIVFTFLISELVKWMPLRIAAVLFMSALAIAYFLLKSTLFLQAFALIIAVMAPTYAVIKAAKGSKNIASILLQYLKAVGISIIGIVIVIGLLNGNAFMTGFEVFKGVKLVYIIPIAGVLVFVLLELNRLVDKDLKKTLSNTVTLLNRDLKYWHVLLVIVVAGIGLFYISRTGNSGSVSNAELAFRQWLENILYVRPRTKEFLIGFPFFVLSLYVMGINRKWGSILLVPGVIGFLSIVNTFTHLHIPVEVSALRTFYSVILGFVVGLVFIFIFKIGYRFISKAVARWS from the coding sequence ATGTCGAAACAGAAATGGCTTTGGGGAATTGTCATCCTATTGCTCGTCGTGTCTTCACCTGGAATCATGATGAGGTGGAATGCTGAGCAATCGAATGATGCCTATGAAATAGTGATTCCTTATGATGAAATTCAAGTAGTAAACAAGGAAAGCGATTTAACAATGGATAAAATCCTTTCCTCTTTAAAAAATGCAGGGCTTACAACAGTTAGCCTTGAGCCTTTAACATTAAAGGAAATGGAACATCAAAGCCTGATTTCCATTTACGATGAAAATGAATTAGCGGCACAACTACGTTTCACACCTTATAAAGGTGCTATAGATGTCAATAATAGTGGATATTATATTAGCGTTCCTGAAAATACAAGCTATCAACAGCTTATTAAAGACAGCATTCAGCCTGAAGAAGTACAAATAGGCGATGAGTCTTTCTATTTTCTTCCGAGCTCAAACCACCGTTATGGTTTAAAAACACCAATCGGTTACGATAAGCTTGCAGTAGAGATGATCAACAAGCATGATCTGTCCCTCATTTTTAAAGTAGAAAATGCAGAAAATAAAGTAGCCAACGAAAAGACCGTTAAGCAATTGCTTGAATTAAAAGATTCATCAGCAGGCCGTTTACTTGGTTCAGGGGATGAGGCAATCGGATTTGGTCAAAAATCAGGTGATGCATTCATTGAACAGCTAAGTAATGCAGGCTATTATTTCTACACAATTGAAAGCAATCCCCTTAAGGGTGAAGACAAAATTGCCAAAAATACAGATTATAATATGATTCGATTGCACAGCATCAATGTAAACAGAGAGACAAAGTTGAAGCTTAATGCAAGCATTGATCGTACAACGAGAGCGGTGAAAGAGCGAAATATTCGATCTATCTTCTATCATATTAAAACAAAAGGTAATGCTGAGAAAAATCTGGCGGAAACAATTGATTATTTAACTGGTGTTCATAAGAATATGCCAGATCATTTCAAGCCTGGCGCTCCAAAATTATTTGATGTTGTTACGGTACCAACATGGGTAACGGCACTTGTCTTATTAGCAGGTATCGTATTTACTTTCCTTATCTCAGAACTAGTGAAATGGATGCCACTTCGTATAGCAGCTGTTCTATTTATGAGTGCTTTAGCCATCGCGTACTTCCTTCTGAAAAGTACACTTTTCTTACAAGCTTTCGCGTTAATTATTGCAGTTATGGCCCCAACGTATGCAGTCATTAAAGCAGCTAAGGGCTCTAAAAATATTGCTTCGATCTTACTACAATATTTAAAAGCAGTAGGTATTAGCATCATTGGTATCGTTATTGTCATTGGGTTATTAAATGGCAATGCATTTATGACAGGCTTTGAAGTATTTAAAGGCGTTAAGCTTGTTTATATTATTCCAATCGCAGGTGTATTAGTATTTGTGCTGCTAGAACTCAACCGTCTAGTTGATAAAGATCTAAAGAAAACACTTTCGAATACCGTTACATTATTAAATAGAGATTTAAAATATTGGCATGTTTTACTGGTAATTGTCGTTGCAGGTATAGGTTTATTCTATATTAGTCGAACTGGTAACTCTGGTTCCGTTAGTAATGCAGAACTGGCATTTAGACAATGGCTTGAGAATATCCTATATGTTCGACCAAGAACGAAGGAATTTTTAATTGGTTTCCCATTCTTTGTTTTATCGTTATATGTGATGGGCATTAATCGAAAATGGGGCAGTATCCTTCTAGTACCAGGCGTTATTGGATTCTTGTCTATCGTTAATACTTTTACACATTTACACATCCCTGTTGAAGTGTCGGCATTACGTACATTTTATAGCGTTATACTTGGTTTTGTCGTAGGACTAGTATTTATCTTTATCTTCAAGATCGGTTACCGTTTTATTTCTAAAGCAGTCGCGAGGTGGTCATAA
- a CDS encoding DEAD/DEAH box helicase, with product MMTINAPSPFSKKLQLRIETVQEGYFTLQGFTADGSAMEADSLISSLFFNYEANIYGLLTNRTDHTVEVSSAEFLDIFSPRHLHPFIGWQGVNAESQVWLEKASALQTYWQEPSLWSYTSIADDFSSLTFPIDGIDTALLEMAVQQKLAQAGLLLSDLPKLMPFFSRGGWPLEQERQTGAVTVSLRLSEPEEDSDVWLLETVLSTATAKNYWTPAIRKQSLPIVEALPVKWQMYADAIEQQQAQIVDLLSIEDLRSDIFIRIMLEDLQVRTFLREDLARLQALGFDVVLPAWLKDLKQSKLRVRVSTGNVATKKVAGLDDILTFKWQFSMNGQSISPEQFKKLVDEKREFIRIGTEWFRVDANWMHEMRELMQQAEDESWTVRELLFRELPEDLSLPLDEEDADDAMRDDPIFAFELQQSLKSYLQQLHEKKGLPTVPIPTSLQAELRPYQHEGFEWLIFMREQGFGACLADDMGLGKTVQLISYLLHHYETAEDTKPSIIICPTSVLGNWQKELARFAPSLIVHTHYQANRAKEDVFKQLVEREKPHVILSTYGTVSQDAEFLQEVEWAAVVLDEAQNIKNMQTLQSRSIRKLQGMHHIALTGTPVENRLSELWAIFDFIHKGYLGSFGRFNEEFILPIERDESESHKQKLRAKIQPFLLRRTKRDPHLQLNLPDKQESHEYCPLTAEQASLYEGYILETLDQLEQLTGFQKKGRVLKMLSKLKQLCNHPALYLKEPFEDAETMLTRSTKLESIVQMAAEIVDNGEQCLIFTQYIGMGQLLQHCFSELYNVDAPFLTGAMPKQQRDRLVEAFQAGDFPIFILSLKAGGTGLNLTAANHVLHADRWWNPAVENQATDRAYRIGQTQFVQVHKFVTIGTIEEKIDKMLTQKSALSEELIQSSQWLTELEDHELRDLMMLDL from the coding sequence ATGATGACTATAAATGCTCCTTCCCCATTTTCAAAAAAGCTACAGCTTCGTATTGAAACAGTTCAGGAAGGATATTTTACACTACAAGGCTTTACTGCTGATGGTTCAGCAATGGAAGCAGACTCACTCATTTCTTCATTATTCTTTAACTATGAAGCGAATATCTATGGACTATTAACCAATCGTACGGATCATACCGTTGAAGTTTCAAGCGCTGAGTTTCTTGATATTTTTTCACCGCGTCATCTACATCCTTTTATTGGGTGGCAAGGGGTGAACGCAGAAAGTCAGGTATGGCTAGAAAAAGCTTCGGCTTTACAAACGTATTGGCAAGAGCCCTCGCTCTGGTCATACACTAGTATTGCAGATGATTTTTCCTCGCTAACATTCCCTATAGACGGAATAGATACAGCCTTATTAGAAATGGCAGTGCAGCAAAAACTTGCTCAGGCAGGTCTTTTACTGTCTGATTTACCAAAGCTTATGCCATTTTTCTCGCGTGGTGGCTGGCCATTGGAGCAGGAACGACAGACAGGAGCAGTTACTGTCTCCCTACGCTTAAGTGAACCTGAGGAAGATTCAGATGTTTGGCTTTTAGAAACTGTACTTAGTACGGCTACAGCCAAAAACTACTGGACGCCTGCTATTCGAAAGCAGTCTCTACCAATTGTTGAAGCTCTGCCAGTAAAATGGCAAATGTATGCTGATGCTATTGAACAACAACAAGCGCAAATTGTAGATCTTCTTTCTATTGAAGATTTACGTAGCGATATTTTCATCCGTATTATGCTCGAGGATTTGCAAGTACGAACATTTTTACGTGAGGATTTAGCAAGATTACAGGCACTCGGCTTTGACGTTGTACTACCTGCTTGGCTAAAGGATTTAAAACAATCAAAACTTCGTGTTCGTGTAAGTACTGGCAATGTAGCGACAAAGAAGGTTGCTGGGCTAGATGATATTTTAACGTTTAAATGGCAGTTTTCTATGAATGGACAGTCCATTTCACCTGAGCAATTTAAAAAGCTTGTAGATGAGAAACGTGAATTCATTCGTATTGGTACTGAATGGTTTCGAGTCGATGCAAACTGGATGCATGAAATGCGTGAATTGATGCAGCAAGCAGAAGATGAGAGCTGGACCGTTCGTGAATTGCTATTTCGTGAGCTACCAGAGGATTTATCCTTACCTCTTGACGAAGAAGATGCCGATGATGCAATGCGAGATGACCCGATTTTTGCATTCGAATTGCAGCAATCACTTAAATCCTATCTGCAGCAGCTACACGAGAAAAAAGGGCTTCCAACAGTACCGATCCCTACATCTTTGCAAGCTGAATTACGTCCTTATCAGCACGAGGGCTTTGAATGGCTTATCTTCATGCGTGAACAGGGCTTCGGTGCATGTCTTGCTGATGATATGGGCCTTGGTAAAACGGTTCAGCTTATCTCATATTTACTTCATCATTATGAAACAGCTGAGGATACAAAGCCATCCATAATCATTTGTCCTACGTCAGTGCTAGGCAACTGGCAAAAGGAACTGGCTCGTTTTGCTCCTTCCTTAATTGTGCATACGCATTATCAGGCAAATCGAGCAAAGGAAGATGTTTTTAAACAGCTAGTAGAAAGAGAAAAACCACATGTAATTTTATCTACCTATGGCACGGTATCACAGGATGCTGAGTTTTTACAGGAAGTGGAATGGGCAGCAGTTGTACTAGATGAAGCTCAAAATATTAAAAACATGCAAACACTACAGTCAAGGTCAATTCGTAAATTACAGGGAATGCATCATATTGCTTTGACTGGTACACCAGTTGAAAACCGTTTATCGGAACTATGGGCCATTTTTGACTTTATCCATAAGGGCTATTTAGGTAGCTTCGGTCGCTTTAATGAAGAATTTATTTTACCGATAGAACGAGATGAGTCGGAGTCACATAAACAGAAGCTGCGTGCAAAAATTCAACCATTTTTACTTCGTCGCACAAAGCGTGACCCACACTTACAGCTTAACTTACCAGATAAACAAGAGTCTCATGAGTATTGCCCATTAACGGCTGAGCAAGCATCTCTATATGAAGGATATATATTAGAGACGCTCGATCAGCTTGAGCAATTAACAGGCTTTCAAAAAAAGGGACGCGTCTTAAAGATGCTTAGTAAGTTAAAACAATTATGTAATCATCCTGCCTTGTATTTAAAAGAACCTTTCGAGGATGCCGAAACAATGCTAACTCGTTCTACGAAATTAGAAAGTATCGTTCAAATGGCAGCAGAGATCGTGGACAATGGCGAGCAGTGCCTCATCTTTACACAATATATTGGCATGGGGCAATTACTACAGCATTGTTTTAGTGAACTATATAATGTAGATGCACCGTTCTTAACAGGTGCAATGCCTAAGCAGCAGCGTGACCGCTTAGTAGAGGCTTTTCAGGCAGGAGATTTTCCAATATTTATCCTTTCCTTAAAAGCAGGTGGAACAGGGTTAAATTTGACAGCTGCAAATCATGTATTACACGCAGATCGCTGGTGGAATCCAGCCGTTGAAAATCAAGCAACAGACCGTGCATATCGTATTGGGCAAACACAATTTGTGCAAGTGCATAAGTTTGTTACAATCGGTACCATTGAAGAGAAAATCGATAAAATGCTGACGCAGAAATCTGCTTTATCAGAAGAACTAATTCAATCAAGCCAGTGGTTAACTGAGTTAGAAGATCATGAACTTCGTGATTTAATGATGCTCGATTTGTAA